In Monomorium pharaonis isolate MP-MQ-018 chromosome 3, ASM1337386v2, whole genome shotgun sequence, a genomic segment contains:
- the LOC105837858 gene encoding facilitated trehalose transporter Tret1 isoform X1, whose protein sequence is MNTTEDIVEERTHSVAEHNKKPHNEVSNFLPRITNRSSKKKITIADVIPQIITSCIIHCITIKAGINMAYSTILLDGLESDDNMKITESEGSWIASLVTITLPIGSLIAGPLMDKFGRKVVCLLSCVPAAISWILLIFARSKITVYAARVVAGIAAGLTTVSLVYISELTHPQVRPMILCLNSVFVSLGILITCCLAVMLDWRKMTIIFLALECCIFLTLYFVPESPYWLVCFQSGLFDERQICKIKHSLKLLNRRQTICEEEYSRIMENYGNRVTSDEAPKSITESMKDYYYKFTSPIAYKPLLILFLLFLLQQLSGCYVIIFYAISVFREMGGTFGKNFNEHGALVMLGIIRFVISIITVFCSKKYGRRFLCILSGIGMAISMFLSGMYMHFVVWHDENGNTEETMVNQKWLLLFFVLSYICTSSFGFIVIPWTLIGELLPVSVRGIGGGLMVSIAYIMMFAVIKSYPYILKSMSIEGIFFSFSFISLMGAAFVYFFLPETLGKSFSDIEKFFSSTRQKKTRIASLEDL, encoded by the exons atgaaTACAACAGAAGATATTGTTGAGGAAAGGACACATTCAGTTGCAGAACACAATAAGAAACCTCACAATGAAGTcag taattttctTCCACGGATTACCAATAGAAGttcaaagaagaaaattactATAGCAGATGTAATACCACAG ATTATTACAAGCTGTATAATTCACTGTATCACTATAAAGGCTGGTATAAACATGGCGTACAGTACTATTTTATTAGATGGGTTAGAATCAGAtgataatatgaaaataactGAGAGTGAAGGTTCTTGGATAG CAAGTCTAGTTACAATAACGTTGCCAATAGGTTCTCTCATTGCTGGACCTCTGATGGATAAATTTGGACGCAAAGTAGTTTGTTTATTATCTTGTGTTCCTGCGGCAATATCAtggattttattgatatttgcCCGCTCCAAAATCACTGTTTATGCGGCTCGAGTTGTAGCTGGAATTGCAGCAGGTTTAACAACCGTTTCTCTAGTTTATATATCAGAACTTACACATCCACAAGTCAGACCAATGATTTTATGCCTTAATTCTGTGTTTGTGTCATTGGGTATATTAATCACCTGTTGTTTAGCTGTAATGCTAGACTGGCGCAAGATGACTATAATTTTCCTTGCATTAGAGTGTTGTATTTTCCTTACACTTTACTTTGTACCTGAAAGCCCTTACTGGCTCGTATGTTTTCAAAGTGGCTTGTTTGATGAAAgacaaatttgcaaaataaaacacAGTTTAAAACTACTTAATAGAAGGCAAACA atttgtgAGGAGGAATACTCGCGAATCATGGAGAACTATGGAAACCGCGTAACGAGTGATGAAGCGCCGAAAAGTATCACAGAATCTATGAAAGATTACTATTACAAATTTACTTCTCCGATAGCTTACAAACCTCTACTGAtacttttcttactttttttattgcaacagCTATCTGGTTGTTACGTGATTATATTTTACGCTATTTCTGTCTTTCGCGAAATGGGTGGAACGTTTGGCAAGAATTTCAACGAACATGGTGCGCTCGTTATGTTAGGTATCATTCGATTTGTCATAAGTATAATAACGGTTTTCTGCAGTAAAAAATACGGCAGAAGATTTCTTTGCATCTTGAGCGGGATTGGAATGGCTATCTCTATGTTTCTTTCTGGAATGTACATGCATTTTGTGGTGTGGCACGATGAAAACGGTAATACTGAGGAAACCATGGTCAATCAAAAATGGTTACTACTATTTTTCGTATTATCTTATATCTGTACCAGTTCGTTTGGATTTATAGTTATACCGTGGACATTGATCGGCGAATTGTTACCTGTATCTGTGCGCGGTATCGGTGGGGGTCTCATGGTTTCAATTGCTTACATAATGATGTTTGCCGTCATAAAGAGCTATCCGTACATTTTGAAAAGCATGAGCATTGAGggcatttttttctcctttagCTTTATATCTCTAATGGGTGCAGCttttgtatacttttttttgCCTGAAACTTTGGGAAAATCGTTTTCCGatattgagaaatttttctcttccACAAGACAGAAGAAGACGCGAATCGCTAGTCTTGAAGATCTTTGA
- the LOC105837858 gene encoding facilitated trehalose transporter Tret1 isoform X2, whose product MNTTEDIVEERTHSVAEHNKKPHNEVSNFLPRITNRSSKKKITIADVIPQIITSCIIHCITIKAGINMAYSTILLDGLESDDNMKITESEGSWIGSLIAGPLMDKFGRKVVCLLSCVPAAISWILLIFARSKITVYAARVVAGIAAGLTTVSLVYISELTHPQVRPMILCLNSVFVSLGILITCCLAVMLDWRKMTIIFLALECCIFLTLYFVPESPYWLVCFQSGLFDERQICKIKHSLKLLNRRQTICEEEYSRIMENYGNRVTSDEAPKSITESMKDYYYKFTSPIAYKPLLILFLLFLLQQLSGCYVIIFYAISVFREMGGTFGKNFNEHGALVMLGIIRFVISIITVFCSKKYGRRFLCILSGIGMAISMFLSGMYMHFVVWHDENGNTEETMVNQKWLLLFFVLSYICTSSFGFIVIPWTLIGELLPVSVRGIGGGLMVSIAYIMMFAVIKSYPYILKSMSIEGIFFSFSFISLMGAAFVYFFLPETLGKSFSDIEKFFSSTRQKKTRIASLEDL is encoded by the exons atgaaTACAACAGAAGATATTGTTGAGGAAAGGACACATTCAGTTGCAGAACACAATAAGAAACCTCACAATGAAGTcag taattttctTCCACGGATTACCAATAGAAGttcaaagaagaaaattactATAGCAGATGTAATACCACAG ATTATTACAAGCTGTATAATTCACTGTATCACTATAAAGGCTGGTATAAACATGGCGTACAGTACTATTTTATTAGATGGGTTAGAATCAGAtgataatatgaaaataactGAGAGTGAAGGTTCTTGGATAG GTTCTCTCATTGCTGGACCTCTGATGGATAAATTTGGACGCAAAGTAGTTTGTTTATTATCTTGTGTTCCTGCGGCAATATCAtggattttattgatatttgcCCGCTCCAAAATCACTGTTTATGCGGCTCGAGTTGTAGCTGGAATTGCAGCAGGTTTAACAACCGTTTCTCTAGTTTATATATCAGAACTTACACATCCACAAGTCAGACCAATGATTTTATGCCTTAATTCTGTGTTTGTGTCATTGGGTATATTAATCACCTGTTGTTTAGCTGTAATGCTAGACTGGCGCAAGATGACTATAATTTTCCTTGCATTAGAGTGTTGTATTTTCCTTACACTTTACTTTGTACCTGAAAGCCCTTACTGGCTCGTATGTTTTCAAAGTGGCTTGTTTGATGAAAgacaaatttgcaaaataaaacacAGTTTAAAACTACTTAATAGAAGGCAAACA atttgtgAGGAGGAATACTCGCGAATCATGGAGAACTATGGAAACCGCGTAACGAGTGATGAAGCGCCGAAAAGTATCACAGAATCTATGAAAGATTACTATTACAAATTTACTTCTCCGATAGCTTACAAACCTCTACTGAtacttttcttactttttttattgcaacagCTATCTGGTTGTTACGTGATTATATTTTACGCTATTTCTGTCTTTCGCGAAATGGGTGGAACGTTTGGCAAGAATTTCAACGAACATGGTGCGCTCGTTATGTTAGGTATCATTCGATTTGTCATAAGTATAATAACGGTTTTCTGCAGTAAAAAATACGGCAGAAGATTTCTTTGCATCTTGAGCGGGATTGGAATGGCTATCTCTATGTTTCTTTCTGGAATGTACATGCATTTTGTGGTGTGGCACGATGAAAACGGTAATACTGAGGAAACCATGGTCAATCAAAAATGGTTACTACTATTTTTCGTATTATCTTATATCTGTACCAGTTCGTTTGGATTTATAGTTATACCGTGGACATTGATCGGCGAATTGTTACCTGTATCTGTGCGCGGTATCGGTGGGGGTCTCATGGTTTCAATTGCTTACATAATGATGTTTGCCGTCATAAAGAGCTATCCGTACATTTTGAAAAGCATGAGCATTGAGggcatttttttctcctttagCTTTATATCTCTAATGGGTGCAGCttttgtatacttttttttgCCTGAAACTTTGGGAAAATCGTTTTCCGatattgagaaatttttctcttccACAAGACAGAAGAAGACGCGAATCGCTAGTCTTGAAGATCTTTGA